CCCTTTCGCACCATCAGATTAAAATCAGTTATTTGACCAAAGCTTCTGGTCTGATACGACCCGCTGAACCGATCCTGTTCGTAGGCTGCCAGCCGAATTACGCGAACCTCCTTATGGGAAAGCACCGCTTCTCCGCGAAGAACGATCAAAATCCGGTCATAATCCGGCAGAGGAGTAAAATCGGATTCCTCTAACTCAACCGTTGCCGAACTGAGCCTCCAGATGAAATTTCTGTCACTATATACAGAGTTCTTCGGATAAATGGCCAATTCCGTTGTTGTACCTCCCGACCATTTTCCCTCTTTATATTCTTCTTTTTTATACGCCTTACATTCAATATGATTCATTTTACACCTTCATAAAAATCTGTTTTTGACACTATTTTTTTCTATTATACATTAGCCGATCTTTATTTGCAAATTTTGATAATATGTGGTAATATATAGCTTAGCTTTGTTATTTTAGGAAGTTATTAGAATATTTCGTAAAATGCAATGAACTTCAAGACTTTTAGCAAGGAAGGTTCCAGATGATTTTTGTACAAACAAATCAGCTTAAGCCGGGCATGATCGTTGGTCAAGCTGTTATGAATGACGTGTCGGTTATTCCGCTTCTGCTTACCGATCAAAAATTAACGATACGTTACATCAGAAAGCTAAGGGCTATGAATGTCCCCGGAATATACATCAAAACAAAATACAGCGAGGATATTGTTGCTCAAGGTTTTGTTGACCCTGCTTTAAAGCAGAAAATCACGGCGGACTTAAAGAGTGTATGCAGAAATTTTGTATCCAAGTCAGCCATCACTTCGAGTATGGCCAATACGTTGATCGATGTTTCCAGCTCTTTGATGGATCATATCCTTTCAAAGGATGAATATATATTAAACATGGTCGAAATAAAGACCTTTGATAATTATACATATTCCCACAGCATTAATGTTGCCAGTCTGGCTACCCTGATCGGCATACAGCTCGGGTACAGCCGGGTATCCCTTCAAGAACTTACCTCAGCCGGTCTAATGCACGACTTTGGTAAGCTGGAGGTTCCTATCGGCATTGTGAACAAACCTTCTTCGTTGACTACGGAAGAGTTTGCTGTGATGAAAAAGCACCCGACTCTGGCTGTGAACAAGCTGAAAAGTTCCATGAAAATCTCACTGACTGTTTTAGACGGCATTGCAAGCCACCATGAGAAGTATGACGGAACCGGTTATCCAAACGGTCTTTCCGGAGCAAATATTCCACTGTGCGGCAGGATACTGGCCATTGCGGATGTTTATGACGCATTGACCACAGCCCGTTCCTATCGACCCGCATGGCAGACAAAAGACGCCTTGGATTTTATG
This region of Aminipila luticellarii genomic DNA includes:
- a CDS encoding HutD/Ves family protein translates to MNHIECKAYKKEEYKEGKWSGGTTTELAIYPKNSVYSDRNFIWRLSSATVELEESDFTPLPDYDRILIVLRGEAVLSHKEVRVIRLAAYEQDRFSGSYQTRSFGQITDFNLMVRKGNQGFAEVMTVTGAGTAIPVESWKEYHKMSQSFFCAEGFCTIYFNKRICQLNAGELLVINCDSGDITKLRIMGKGKIIRTHMYYNE
- a CDS encoding HD-GYP domain-containing protein codes for the protein MIFVQTNQLKPGMIVGQAVMNDVSVIPLLLTDQKLTIRYIRKLRAMNVPGIYIKTKYSEDIVAQGFVDPALKQKITADLKSVCRNFVSKSAITSSMANTLIDVSSSLMDHILSKDEYILNMVEIKTFDNYTYSHSINVASLATLIGIQLGYSRVSLQELTSAGLMHDFGKLEVPIGIVNKPSSLTTEEFAVMKKHPTLAVNKLKSSMKISLTVLDGIASHHEKYDGTGYPNGLSGANIPLCGRILAIADVYDALTTARSYRPAWQTKDALDFMASNSGTHFDPDILNAFFKTISVYPVGTMVKLTDDSIALVIKNTPGCMLDPVVRILSSKRSDMGTEFDLAKTADLHIVKSIDADSEIPMEIFE